In one Cotesia glomerata isolate CgM1 unplaced genomic scaffold, MPM_Cglom_v2.3 scaffold_961, whole genome shotgun sequence genomic region, the following are encoded:
- the LOC123274937 gene encoding NF-kappa-B inhibitor cactus-like, with protein MARNNVIINRVQDAVTFEEEKNRFFSICRSGNIFEFMESVPFLSYVRHLVREYDHHGRLCTHIVARFDLNNAVMKIELLLNMGADVSARESLTGDSLLHIAVSSKNYELAEWLCRDLKANLIAINYAHMTPYHLAYFFRDQRMMDILKSNGAVCDDYVTNGGSGGF; from the coding sequence ATGGCGCGAAACAATGTCATAATTAACAGAGTTCAAGACGCAGTAACATTTGAAGAAGagaaaaatcgttttttctcaatttgtcGTTCGGGAAATATATTCGAGTTCATGGAGTCCGTACCCTTTCTTAGCTATGTTAGACATTTGGTTCGTGAGTACGACCATCATGGAAGATTATGCACCCACATAGTGGCGAGATTTGACCTTAACAATGCAGTGATGAAAATCGAACTGCTTCTGAATATGGGCGCAGATGTCTCCGCAAGAGAGTCTTTAACTGGAGATTCGTTGCTGCACATCGCTGTTAGCTCAAAAAACTATGAACTAGCTGAGTGGCTGTGCCGAGACTTGAAAGCTAATTTGATCGCTATCAACTATGCTCATATGACTCCGTATCACCTAGCGTACTTTTTTCGTGATCAAAGAATGATGGATATTCTTAAATCCAATGGAGCCGTTTGTGACGATTATGTTACTAATGGCGGTTCAGGTGGATTCTAA